A genomic window from Populus nigra chromosome 7, ddPopNigr1.1, whole genome shotgun sequence includes:
- the LOC133698595 gene encoding DNA replication licensing factor MCM3: MEDRSSHKRALLDFLDQNIYKDEIKAMINHKRRRLIINISDLHSFQDFGPRILRNPSEYMQAFCDAATDTARSVDPKYLKEEEQVLVGFEGPFVSRRVTPRDLLSEFIGSMVCVQGIITKCSLVRPKVVKSVHFCPQTGSLTTREYRDITSNVGLPTGSVYPTRDENGHLLVTEYGLCNYKDHQTLSMQEVPENSAPGQLPRTVDVIVEDDLVDCCKPGDRVAIVGIYKALPGKSKGSVNGVFRTVLIANNVSLLNKEANAPIYSPEDLKNIKKIAERDDVFDLLGNSLAPSIYGHSWIKKAVVLLMLGGVEKNLKNGTHLRGDINMMMVGDPSVAKSQLLRAIMNIAPLAISTTGRGSSGVGLTAAVTSDQETGERRLEAGAMVLADRGVVCIDEFDKMNDQDRVAIHEVMEQQTVTIAKAGIHASLNARCSVVAAANPIYGTYDRSITPTKNIGLPDSLLSRFDLLFIVLDQMDPDIDRHISEHVLRMHRYRSATDGGEAAVDGREDNADADSSVFVKYNRMLHGRKTERGRKRDTLTIKFLKKYIHYAKHRIQPELTDEASEQIATAYAELRSASSTAKTGGTLPITARTLETVIRLSTAHAKLKLSRKVSKSDVEAALKVLNFAIYHKELTEMEEREQEREKELEGKRKAECHSHRNDADDHTTADRVGSTTDAMEVDDHPPAEQATAELSLERIEAFNSAFREHMRYMDSITIDDLEKVVNTGGVPYSREEIMLLLQKLHDENKVMIADGKVHMVIS, encoded by the exons ATGGAAGACAGGAGCAGTCACAAGCGAGCTTTGTTGGATTTCTTGGATCAAAACATATACAAAGATGAGATCAAAGCCATGATAAATCACAAGCGACGCCGTCTCATCATCAATATCTCCGATCTCCACTCTTTCCAGGATTTTGGTCCCAG GATTTTGCGGAACCCTAGTGAGTATATGCAAGCATTCTGCGATGCGGCCACCGACACTGCTCGCAGCGTTGACCCAAAGTACTTGAAGGAAGAAGAGCAAGTTCTTGTGGGTTTTGAAGGTCCTTTTGTTTCTCGCCGTGTCACTCCTAGAGACCTTCTTTCTGAATTCATTGGCTCCATGGTTTGCGTCCAAGGCATAATCACCAAAT GTTCCCTTGTAAGGCCAAAGGTTGTCAAAAGTGTTCACTTCTGTCCTCAGACTGGGAGCTTAACTACTCGTGAATATCGGGACATTACTTCTAATGTTGGTTTGCCCACAGGCTCAGTGTATCCTACAAGG gATGAGAACGGCCACTTGTTGGTTACTGAGTATGGATTGTGCAACTACAAGGATCATCAAACCTTGTCAATGCAAGAAGTCCCCGAGAACTCTGCTCCTGGTCAGCTTCCACGCACTGTGGATGTCATAGTTGAGGATGATTTGGTTGACTGCTGTAAGCCTGGTGATCGAGTGGCTATTGTGGGAATTTATAAAGCACTTCCCGGGAAGAGCAAGGGCAGTGTGAATGGAGTGTTCAG GACTGTGCTCATAGCTAATAATGTTTCTCTGCTCAACAAAGAGGCAAATGCACCGATTTACAGTCCAGAAGATTTAAAGAACATTAAAAAGATAGCCGAAAGGGATGATGTATTTGACCTGCTTGGTAATTCACTTGCACCTTCAATATATGGCCATTCATGGATAAAGAAAGCAGTGGTTTTGTTGATGCTTGGTGGAGTGGAAAAGAATTTAAAGAATGGCACCCATTTGCGAGG TGACATTAACATGATGATGGTTGGTGATCCATCTGTTGCCAAATCTCAACTTTTAAGAGCAATCATGAATATTGCTCCTTTGGCCATATCAACAACGGGTCGTGGTTCTTCTGGTGTAGGTCTGACAGCTGCTGTTACTTCTGATCAAGAAACAG GAGAAAGGAGGCTTGAGGCTGGAGCAATGGTTCTTGCTGATAGAGGTGTTGTTTGTATTGATGAATTTGACAAGATGAATGATCAGGATCGTGTTGCTATACATGAAGTTATGGAGCAGCAGACTGTTACTATTGCCAAAGCTGGTATCCATGCATCTCTGAATGCTCGATGTAGTGTGGTGGCTGCTGCAAATCCCATATATGGAACT TATGACCGTTCAATTACACCAACGAAGAATATTGGACTTCCAGACTCTTTGCTGTctcgttttgatttattatttatagtcTTGGATCAAATGGATCCAGACATTGATCGTCACATTTCAGAGCATGTCTTGCGTATGCATCGTTACCGTTCTGCAACTGATGGTG GTGAGGCGGCGGTTGATGGAAGAGAAGACAATGCTGATGCCGACTCATCTGTCTTTGTCAAGTATAACCGGATGCTGCATGGCAGGAAAACAGAAAGGGGTCGGAAGCGTGATACGCTTACAATCAAGTTTCTTAAAAAGTATATCCATTATGCAAAGCATAGGATTCAGCCTGAGCTGACAGATGAG GCATCTGAACAAATTGCGACAGCATATGCTGAGCTCCGAAGTGCCAGTTCAACTGCAAAG ACGGGCGGAACACTTCCAATCACTGCTAGAACCTTAGAAACTGTAATACGACTCTCCACTGCTCATGCTAAATTAAAATTGAGCAGAAAG GTTTCCAAATCTGATGTTGAGGCTGCCCTAAAAGTTCTAAATTTTGCTATTTATCATAAAGAACTTACTGAGATGGAGGAGCGTgaacaagaaagagagaaagagttgGAGGGAAAGCGCAAAGCTGAGTGTCATTCTCATAGAAATGATGCAGATGACCATACTACTGCTGATAGAGTTGG TTCAACAACAGATGCCATGGAAGTAGATGACCATCCTCCAGCAGAGCAAGCTACTGCTGAGTTGTCTCTAGAAAG AATTGAAGCATTTAATTCAGCATTCCGGGAGCACATGCGTTACATGGATAGCATAACCATTGATGACCTAGAGAAGGTTGTCAACACAGGAGGTGTTCCCTACTCCAGGGAAGAGATAATGCTTCTATTACAG AAGCTGCATGATGAGAACAAAGTGATGATAGCAGATGGAAAGGTTCACATGGTGATATCATGA
- the LOC133699469 gene encoding cation/H(+) antiporter 15-like, which yields MDLNELQNFYHARNASNKPCFVVNITAEHGIWQSENPLTQSLPLLAMQLAATIFVTRAVYYLLRPLAVPRIVTDFLGGVLMGPSALSLFPKFRDMFPLRSIVTVETVAYWALCCHLFLIGLEFDMSVIENLTRTSKKAIHIAIAGVLIPFIMGIGLFFLMNQVPGGGYNPTGCVYVGLSLAVTGYPIVARVLNDVKLLHSDIGRMAMSASLVTDLISWILVIIGIAFSNQTSGGASVAVLSTVGFALFCIFVVRPALAIIISKTSKENDYSENYLCFVLVAISAFAVVTDILGTNSIVGAFIFGFIMPNRILAAAFIDKFEDFVTGYLLPLFFTICGIRIDIWSLFDKKAHLAIGSVVVVLSCSAKILSTLFVSYYENVPTRDGFSLGIVLNTKGILAILILQLGNSGEFLNKRDYTVMAISILLMTAVVAPVTASIYRPAKHLSNYKRRTIQKGRQDGELRILACFQNFRNVSGMISLIDSSNATRESPLTVFALHVLELTGRASAMLIVHSTGGKSSGYSRHGRKNSHSEKIVTALETYQTLNDNVNIHALTAMSPHASMHEDICSLAEEKRTALLVIPFHKLPSKDGKLEAEDNTSFRGVNLNVLANAPCSVGIFVDRGFGVSENGESSLTMRQILMLFVGGPDDREALAYAWRMGGTEGIGLTVVRFLPGDQVEEIQPKDLLPVGEAHKMLTSITYVDNNRKLDDEYVNEFRLKTSGEQFVSYQEKVVNNDEEIVLALQEMHHIYDLYVVGRGEGIVSPLTESLADWCEYPELGPIGDLLITSSFAQGSVLVVQQYVGSKDGISIADMLSADNSSHGNHHFSSWERSSLEDGGLEMEPFAHHKGKEDVDA from the exons ATGGATCTCAATGAACTGCAAAATTTTTATCATGCACGAAATGCATCAAATAAACCTTGTTTTGTCGTGAATATCACTGCTGAACATGGAATCTGGCAATCCGAAAATCCCTTGACTCAATCCCTTCCTCTTTTGGCAATGCAACTCGCCGCCACCATCTTCGTCACTCGTGCTGTTTATTACCTCCTAAGACCTTTGGCCGTTCCTCGAATCGTCACAGATTTTCTG GGTGGTGTGCTGATGGGGCCAAGTGCGTTGAGTCTGTTCCCTAAGTTTCGCGATATGTTCCCTTTGAGAAGCATCGTGACAGTTGAAACAGTAGCATATTGGGCATTGTGTTGCCACTTGTTTTTGATTGGTTTAGAATTTGACATGTctgtaattgaaaatttaacacGGACAAGCAAGAAGGCGATCCATATTGCTATTGCAGGAGTCCTCATTCCTTTCATTATGGGAATTGGCCTTTTCTTCCTCATGAATCAAGTCCCCGGAGGAGGATATAATCCAACCGGATGCGTCTACGTAGGTTTGTCACTGGCAGTCACAGGCTACCCTATTGTTGCTCGAGTTTTAAATGATGTCAAGCTACTCCACTCGGATATTGGAAGAATGGCCATGTCAGCTTCTCTTGTCACTGACTTGATTTCTTGGATTCTTGTTATTATCGGGATAGCATTTTCTAACCAAACGAGTGGTGGTGCCTCAGTAGCAGTTCTTTCAACTGTTGGTTTCGCTTTGTTTTGCATTTTCGTAGTCCGCCCGGCTCTGGCCATCATAATCAGCAAAACATCTAAGGAAAACGACTACAGTGAGAATTATCTATGTTTTGTTCTGGTTGCGATTTCTGCATTTGCAGTTGTTACTGATATTCTCGGGACCAACTCCATTGTTGGGGCTTTTATTTTCGGGTTTATCATGCCGAATAGGATTCTAGCTGCTGCGTTCATAGACAAATTTGAGGACTTTGTGACGGGGTATTTGTTGCCTCTATTCTTCACGATTTGTGGAATCAGAATAGATATTTGGTCACTTTTTGATAAAAAGGCTCACTTGGCAATAGGGTCGGTGGTTGTGGTACTTTCTTGTTCAGCAAAGATTCTAAGCACTCTCTTTGTTTCTTATTACGAAAACGTGCCAACTAGAGATGGTTTCTCTCTTGGAATAGTTTTGAATACCAAAGGCATCTTGGCAATTTTGATCCTTCAGTTAGGCAATAGCGGAGAa TTCTTGAATAAACGAGATTATACAGTGATGGCGATTTCCATTTTGTTAATGACGGCGGTTGTGGCTCCTGTGACAGCCTCCATTTACCGCCCCGCAAAACATTTATCCAATTACAAGCGAAGGACAATACAGAAAGGAAGACAAGATGGTGAATTACGAATCCTAGCATGCTTCCAGAATTTCCGCAATGTATCAGGCATGATTAGCCTCATAGACTCCTCCAATGCTACCAGAGAATCTCCTCTCACTGTCTTTGCACTCCACGTCCTTGAGCTCACTGGCCGTGCCTCTGCTATGCTCATTGTCCACAGCACGGGCGGCAAATCCAGTGGCTACTCTAGACATGGCCGCAAAAACTCCCATTCCGAAAAAATAGTTACCGCACTTGAAACTTACCAGACTCTAAATGACAACGTTAATATCCACGCCCTTACCGCAATGTCCCCGCATGCTTCCATGCATGAAGATATTTGCAGTCTTGCTGAGGAAAAACGTACAGCTCTTTTGGTCATACCGTTCCATAAGCTACCATCTAAGGACGGGAAATTAGAAGCTGAGGATAACACTTCATTTAGAGGTGTAAACCTCAATGTGCTGGCTAATGCGCCGTGCTCAGTTGGGATTTTTGTTGACAGAGGATTCGGGGTATCCGAAAATGGAGAATCTAGTCTCACTATGCGCCAGATACTCATGTTGTTCGTTGGAGGACCTGATGACCGTGAGGCTCTAGCATATGCATGGAGAATGGGAGGGACAGAAGGGATTGGTTTAACAGTAGTGAGATTTCTTCCGGGAGATCAAGtagaagaaattcaaccaaaagACCTACTACCAGTTGGTGAGGCACACAAAATGTTAACATCCATTACATATGTCGACAATAACAGAAAACTAGACGATGAGTATGTGAACGAGTTCAGGCTTAAGACCTCAGGAGAACAATTTGTAAGTTATCAAGAGAAGGTAGTGAACAACGATGAAGAGATAGTTTTAGCATTACAAGAAATGCATCACATATATGACCTCTATGTTGTAGGGAGAGGGGAAGGGATAGTCTCACCTCTCACAGAAAGCTTGGCAGATTGGTGCGAGTACCCAGAACTGGGGCCTATTGGGGATTTGCTAATTACATCAAGTTTTGCACAAGGCTCAGTTCTTGTGGTGCAACAATATGTTGGTTCTAAAGATGGGATCAGTATAGCGGATATGTTATCAGCAGACAATTCGTCGCATGGAAACCATCATTTCTCGAGCTGGGAGCGCTCATCGCTGGAGGATGGTGGCTTGGAGATGGAGCCATTTGCACACCATAAAGGGAAAGAGGATGTAGATGCATAG
- the LOC133699722 gene encoding 3-oxoacyl-[acyl-carrier-protein] synthase I, chloroplastic, which translates to MQALQSTPLRSSPLNPLHKKPHNATKSPTQRLSFIKASSSSSTSNSTVSAPKREKDPKKRIVITGMGLVSVFGNEVDAYYDKLLAGESGIGTIDRFDASKFPTRFGGQIRGFSAQGYIDGKNDRRLDDCLRYCIVAGKKALEDADLGGDNLSKIDKEKAGVLVGTGMGGLTVFSDGVQSLIEKGHRKITPFFIPYAITNMGSALLAIELGFMGPNYSISTACATSNYCFYAAANHIRRGEADMMIAGGTEAAIIPIGLGGFVACRALSQRNDDPKTASRPWDKDRDGFVMGEGAGVLVMESLEHAMRRGAPIIAEYLGGAVNCDAYHMTDPRADGLGVSSCIERSLEDAGVSPEEVNYINAHATSTIAGDLAEINAIKKVFKNTSGIKINATKSMIGHCLGAAGGLEAIASVKAITTGWLHPSINQFNPEPSVEFDTVANKKQQHEVNVAISNSFGFGGHNSVVVFSAFKP; encoded by the exons ATGCAAGCCTTGCAATCCACTCCTCTGCGTTCTTCTCCCTTAAACCCACTTCACAAAAAACCCCACAATGCAACTAAATCCCCAACTCAAAGACTCTCATTTATCAAAGCATCCTCCTCTTCATCAACTAGTAATTCCACCGTTTCGGCTCCTAAACGAGAGAAAGACCCTAAGAAGAGGATTGTTATAACCGGAATGGGATTGGTCTCTGTCTTTGGTAATGAAGTCGATGCTTATTATGATAAATTGCTTGCAGGTGAAAGTGGGATTGGGACCATTGACCGCTTTGATGCTTCTAAGTTTCCAACCCGGTTCGGTGGGCAGATCCGGGGGTTTAGTGCACAAGGTTATATTGATGGAAAGAATGATAGGAGGCTTGATGATTGTTTGAGGTATTGCATTGTCGCTGGCAAGAAGGCTCTCGAAGATGCGGATCTTGGAGGGGATAATCTATCTAag ATTGACAAGGAGAAAGCTGGGGTGCTTGTGGGTACAGGAATGGGTGGTCTTACAGTCTTTTCTGATGGTGTTCAATCTTTAATTGAGAAAGGGCACAGAAAAATTACCccattttttattccttatGCTATAACAAACATGGGTTCTGCCTTGCTTGCAATTGAACTTGGTTTCATGGGTCCAAATTACTCGATTTCAACTGCTTGTGCTACTTCTAACTATTGCTTCTATGCTGCTGCCAATCACATTCGCCGAGGTGAGGCAGATATGATGATTGCTGGTGGAACAGAAGCTGCTATCATCCCTATTGGTTTGGGAGGTTTTGTTGCATGCAGGGCCTTATCACAAAGAAATGATGATCCAAAAACCGCATCTAGACCATGGGACAAAGATCGAGATGGTTTTGTTATGGGTGAAGGTGCAGGAGTGTTG GTAATGGAGAGCTTGGAACATGCAATGAGACGAGGTGCACCAATCATTGCTGAGTACTTGGGAGGTGCTGTTAACTGTGATGCTTATCACATGACTGATCCAAGAGCTGATGGTCTTGGGGTATCTTCATGCATTGAGAGAAGTCTTGAAGATGCCGGTGTGTCGCCTGAGGAG GTTAACTACATAAATGCACATGCAACTTCCACTATTGCTGGCGACCTTGCTGAGATAAATGCCATAAAGAAGGTATTCAAGAACACTTCAGGAATCAAAATCAATGCAACGAAG tctatgattggacattgcCTTGGTGCTGCTGGAGGTTTGGAAGCAATTGCATCTGTGAAGGCCATAACAACGGGATGGTTGCATCCTAGCATTAACCAATTT AATCCAGAGCCCTCAGTTGAGTTTGATACTGTTGCCAACAAAAAGCAACAACATGAAGTGAATGTGG CTATTTCGAATTCTTTTGGATTTGGTGGACACAACTCCGTCGTGGTCTTTTCTGCATTCAAGCCTTGA
- the LOC133698690 gene encoding high mobility group B protein 14 yields MAKKASKSKKCRSSSSSSLASSTSSKRVSKEGKMVLRIRSNEITKRSTRQQRVVRCENERRPKSKTKKNKKFDAKKPKKPPTAFFYFLEDFRKEFQEQNPDVKSMREVGKACGEKWKTMTYEEKVKYYDIATEKRAEFDRATSEYIKRKESGEDEDPEDASEFDE; encoded by the exons ATGGCAAAGAAAGCTTCAAAATCCAAGAAATGTcgctcttcttcttcctcttccttagCTTCCTCGACCTCTTCTAAAAGAGTCTCTAAAGA GGGAAAAATGGTGTTGAGGATAAGGTCCAACGAGATCACAAAGAGGTCTACACGGCAACAGAGAGTGGTTAGGTGTGAGAATGAGAGGAGACCAAAGTCgaagaccaagaaaaataagaaatttgatGCTAAAAAGCCCAAGAAACCTCCAACTGCTTTCTTTTACTTCTT AGAGGATTTCCGCAAGGAATTCCAAGAGCAGAATCCAGATGTCAAGTCAATGCGTGAG gTTGGCAAGGCATGTGGAGAAAAGTGGAAAACAATGACCTATGAG GAAAAGGTTAAATATTATGATATAGCCACAGAAAAGAGAGCGGAGTTTGATAGAGCCACGTCAGAATATATCAAGAGAAAG GAAAGCGGTGAAGATGAAGACCCTGAGGATGCCTCTGAGTTTGACGAGTAG